A region from the Agrococcus sp. SL85 genome encodes:
- the treZ gene encoding malto-oligosyltrehalose trehalohydrolase: MTAHEPLQHEHRVWAPLASRMRVVADETVEMTQQDGGWWHAFAAGADYGFQIDDDDAIRPDPASRHQPAGVHERSRVFDAGAHDWQDAAWTGRPIAGGVLYELHVGTFTPEGTFDAAIAHLEHLRSVGVTHVELLPVNGFNGTHNWGYDGVAWYAVHEGYGGPAGYQRFVDAAHAAGLAVVQDVVYNHLGPSGNYLPLFGPYLSSESRSTWGEHVNLAEPEVRRFILDNVRMWFHDMHVDALRLDAVHALVDEAEVHILEEMAIETAALAAHLGRPLELIAESDMNDAKLITPRESGGYGLDAQWSDDFHHGVHVALTRETDGYYADFAPLAALAKSLERGFFHDGTYSSFRGKEHGRPIDLDHALSWRLVVSAQNHDQIGNRARGDRITEALDESQLLCAALLLYAGPFTPMLFQGEEWGASTPFQFFTSHPEEELGRLTGEGRLEEFKEMGWDESVVPHPQDPETFERSKLDWAEAEQGEHARILDGYRRLAALRRELPALTDPAYTANEVSADEETRVLRLVRRAGRDDAVEVVLNLGEAAQSMPVTKSRLRFATHPEVAVADGRLTLPPGSGALLD; encoded by the coding sequence ATGACCGCGCACGAGCCCCTCCAGCACGAGCACCGCGTCTGGGCGCCCCTCGCCTCCCGGATGCGCGTCGTCGCCGACGAGACCGTCGAGATGACGCAGCAGGACGGCGGCTGGTGGCACGCCTTTGCCGCCGGCGCCGACTACGGCTTCCAGATCGACGACGACGACGCGATCCGGCCCGACCCCGCATCGCGGCACCAGCCCGCGGGCGTCCACGAGCGCAGCCGCGTCTTCGACGCGGGCGCGCACGACTGGCAGGACGCCGCGTGGACGGGGCGGCCGATCGCGGGCGGCGTGCTCTACGAGCTCCACGTCGGCACCTTCACGCCCGAGGGCACCTTCGACGCCGCGATCGCGCACCTCGAGCACCTGCGCTCCGTCGGCGTGACGCACGTCGAGCTGCTGCCTGTCAACGGCTTCAACGGCACGCACAACTGGGGCTACGACGGCGTCGCCTGGTACGCGGTGCACGAGGGCTACGGCGGCCCGGCCGGCTACCAGCGCTTCGTCGACGCCGCGCACGCCGCGGGGCTCGCGGTCGTCCAGGACGTCGTCTACAACCACCTCGGCCCCTCCGGCAACTATCTGCCGCTCTTCGGCCCCTACCTCTCGAGCGAGAGCCGCTCCACGTGGGGCGAGCACGTGAACCTCGCCGAGCCCGAGGTGCGCCGCTTCATCCTCGACAACGTGCGCATGTGGTTCCACGACATGCACGTCGACGCCCTGCGGCTCGACGCCGTGCACGCGCTCGTCGACGAGGCCGAGGTGCACATCCTCGAGGAGATGGCGATCGAGACCGCGGCGCTCGCCGCGCACCTCGGCCGTCCGCTCGAGCTCATCGCCGAGAGCGACATGAACGACGCGAAGCTCATCACGCCGCGCGAGTCCGGGGGCTACGGCCTCGATGCGCAGTGGTCGGACGACTTCCACCACGGCGTGCACGTCGCGCTCACGCGCGAGACCGACGGCTACTACGCCGACTTCGCGCCGCTCGCGGCGCTCGCGAAGTCGCTCGAGCGCGGGTTCTTCCACGACGGCACGTACTCCTCGTTCCGCGGCAAGGAGCACGGCCGCCCCATCGACCTCGACCACGCGCTCTCGTGGCGACTGGTCGTGAGCGCCCAGAACCACGACCAGATCGGCAACCGCGCCCGCGGCGACCGCATCACCGAGGCGCTCGACGAGTCGCAGCTGCTGTGCGCGGCGCTGCTGCTCTACGCGGGCCCGTTCACGCCCATGCTCTTCCAGGGCGAGGAGTGGGGCGCGTCGACGCCGTTCCAGTTCTTCACCTCCCACCCCGAGGAGGAGCTCGGCCGCCTCACGGGCGAGGGCCGCCTCGAGGAGTTCAAGGAGATGGGGTGGGACGAGTCGGTCGTGCCGCACCCGCAGGACCCCGAGACCTTCGAGCGCTCGAAGCTCGACTGGGCGGAGGCCGAGCAGGGCGAGCACGCGCGCATCCTCGACGGCTACCGTCGCCTCGCGGCGCTGCGCCGCGAGCTGCCGGCGCTCACCGACCCCGCCTACACGGCGAACGAGGTGAGCGCCGACGAGGAGACCCGCGTGCTGCGCCTCGTGCGCCGTGCGGGCCGCGACGACGCGGTGGAGGTCGTGCTAAACCTCGGCGAGGCCGCGCAGTCGATGCCCGTGACGAAGTCGCGGCTGCGCTTCGCGACGCATCCGGAGGTCGCGGTCGCCGACGGCAGGCTCACCCTCCCGCCCGGCAGCGGCGCGCTCCTCGACTGA
- the glgX gene encoding glycogen debranching protein GlgX: MTDSAPADRPELAVWPGQPYPLGATFDGTGTNFAIFTESAERVELCLFDEDDVETRVELTEVDAYVWHAYLPSIQPGQRYGYRVHGAYDPANGQRHNPSKLLLDPYAKATSGTIEWGQPLHSYTFGDPLSRNDEDSAPFMAKGVVINPFFDWTGDRYPRRPYNQTIIYEAHVKGLTQTHPEVPESMRGTYAGIAHPAVIAHLKKIGITAIELMPVHQFVHDATLVEKGLRNYWGYNTLSFFAPHAEYAATGERGQQVQEFKAMVKALHAEGIEVILDVVYNHTAEGNHMGPTLSWRGIDNAAYYRLVDDDRQHYMDYTGTGNSLNVGHPHALQLIMDSLRYWVTEMHVDGFRFDLAATLAREFYDVDKLSTFFELVQQDPVISQVKLIAEPWDIGPGGYQVGNFPPQWTEWNGKYRDEVRDFWRGEPTALGEFASRLAGSADLYEHSGRRPVASINFVTAHDGFTLRDLVSYNEKHNDANGEDGNDGESHNRSYNYGVEGPTDDPEILATRSRQQRNFLATLLLSQGVPMILHGDELGRTQHGNNNTYAQDSEIAWIDWSAIDHPLIEFTAAVAKLRRDHPTFRRKRFFTGNTVRTGDGERLNDIVWLRLDGSPMEGGDWDGNAEKSVGMYLNGDGIAGRGSRGERIVDNHFLLYVNASEEEQQLTIPPEEYAAAWDVLIDTGAHDSSEEPVGAGYVGRLAPRSLALLREHIPPVDQDYSVAASIAATTGSSAPGPVSTPEPRGRGGAPLGASAPTAGDEQPVEPGIDGTIPGDRP; the protein is encoded by the coding sequence GTGACCGACTCCGCTCCTGCAGACCGCCCCGAGCTCGCCGTCTGGCCGGGCCAGCCCTACCCGCTGGGGGCCACGTTCGACGGCACCGGCACCAACTTCGCGATCTTCACGGAGTCCGCCGAGCGCGTCGAGCTCTGCCTCTTCGACGAGGACGACGTCGAGACCCGCGTCGAGCTCACCGAGGTCGACGCCTACGTGTGGCACGCCTACCTGCCCTCGATCCAGCCTGGGCAGCGCTACGGCTACCGCGTGCACGGCGCCTACGACCCGGCCAACGGGCAGCGCCACAACCCCAGCAAGCTGCTGCTCGACCCCTACGCGAAGGCGACGAGCGGCACGATCGAGTGGGGCCAGCCGCTCCACAGCTACACCTTCGGCGACCCGCTCAGCCGCAACGACGAGGACTCCGCCCCGTTCATGGCGAAGGGCGTCGTCATCAACCCCTTCTTCGACTGGACGGGGGACCGCTACCCGCGCCGGCCCTACAACCAGACGATCATCTACGAGGCGCACGTCAAGGGCCTCACGCAGACGCACCCCGAGGTGCCCGAGTCGATGCGCGGCACGTACGCCGGCATCGCGCATCCCGCGGTCATCGCCCACCTGAAGAAGATCGGCATCACCGCGATCGAGCTCATGCCCGTGCACCAGTTCGTGCACGACGCGACGCTCGTCGAGAAGGGGCTGCGCAACTACTGGGGCTACAACACGCTCAGCTTCTTCGCGCCGCACGCCGAGTACGCCGCCACCGGCGAGCGCGGGCAGCAGGTGCAGGAGTTCAAGGCGATGGTGAAGGCGCTGCACGCCGAGGGCATCGAGGTCATCCTCGACGTCGTCTACAACCACACCGCCGAGGGCAACCACATGGGCCCGACGCTCTCGTGGCGCGGCATCGACAACGCCGCCTACTACCGCCTCGTCGACGACGACCGCCAGCACTACATGGACTACACGGGCACCGGCAACAGCCTCAACGTCGGCCACCCGCACGCGCTGCAGCTCATCATGGACTCCCTGCGCTACTGGGTGACCGAGATGCACGTCGACGGCTTCCGCTTCGACCTCGCCGCCACGCTCGCGCGCGAGTTCTACGACGTCGACAAGCTCTCGACCTTCTTCGAGCTCGTGCAGCAGGATCCGGTGATCAGCCAGGTCAAGCTCATCGCCGAGCCGTGGGACATCGGCCCCGGCGGCTACCAGGTGGGCAACTTCCCGCCGCAGTGGACGGAGTGGAACGGCAAGTACCGCGACGAGGTGCGCGACTTCTGGCGCGGCGAGCCCACGGCGCTCGGCGAGTTCGCGAGCCGCCTCGCCGGCTCCGCCGACCTCTACGAGCACTCGGGCCGCCGTCCCGTGGCCTCCATCAACTTCGTCACCGCGCACGACGGCTTCACGCTGCGCGACCTCGTCTCGTACAACGAGAAGCACAACGACGCGAACGGCGAGGACGGCAACGACGGCGAGAGCCACAACCGCTCCTACAACTACGGGGTGGAGGGGCCGACCGACGACCCCGAGATCCTCGCGACGCGCTCGCGCCAGCAGCGCAACTTCCTCGCGACGCTGCTGCTGAGCCAGGGCGTGCCGATGATCCTGCACGGCGACGAGCTGGGCCGCACCCAGCACGGCAACAACAACACCTACGCGCAGGACTCCGAGATCGCGTGGATCGACTGGTCGGCGATCGACCACCCGCTCATCGAGTTCACCGCGGCCGTCGCGAAGCTGCGCCGCGACCACCCGACGTTCCGCCGCAAGCGCTTCTTCACGGGCAACACGGTGCGCACGGGCGACGGCGAGCGCCTCAACGACATCGTGTGGCTGCGGCTCGACGGCAGCCCCATGGAGGGCGGCGACTGGGACGGCAACGCCGAGAAGTCGGTGGGCATGTACCTGAACGGCGACGGCATCGCGGGCCGCGGCTCGCGCGGCGAGCGCATCGTCGACAACCACTTCCTGCTCTACGTGAACGCCTCCGAGGAGGAGCAGCAGCTCACGATCCCTCCGGAGGAGTACGCGGCCGCGTGGGACGTCCTCATCGACACCGGCGCGCACGACTCGAGCGAGGAGCCCGTGGGCGCCGGCTACGTGGGCAGGCTCGCGCCCCGCTCGCTCGCGCTGCTGCGCGAGCACATCCCGCCGGTCGACCAGGACTACTCGGTCGCGGCCTCGATCGCCGCGACCACCGGATCGTCGGCGCCCGGCCCGGTCTCCACCCCGGAGCCGCGCGGCCGCGGCGGCGCGCCCCTCGGCGCCTCGGCGCCCACCGCGGGGGACGAGCAGCCCGTCGAGCCCGGCATCGACGGCACCATCCCCGGCGACCGGCCGTAG
- the treY gene encoding malto-oligosyltrehalose synthase yields MHAPQSTYRLQISEEFTLHDAAARLEALHDLGVDWVYLSPILAAEPGSNHGYDVVAHDRVDESRGGAAGLEAVSAEARRLGMGVLVDIVPNHMGVATPEHNAWWWELLRDGREGARAEAFDVDWEAGEGKLLLPIVGDDDWSDDGTVGHLELEPGGEALRYWDTRLPVAPGTGEGTAQQVLERQHYRLVHWSQADDRLNYRRFFAVTTLAAVRVELPHVFDDTHVEIRRWFDERLVQGLRVDHPDGLRDPAGYLDDLDRLTGGAFVLVEKILEPGESLPRWATAGTTGYDTLGLIDRVLTDGASGDALDALDARLRGEPVDWAELIHRTKRRIADRLLRAEVLRLEREVRAADAWGDAGAPEDTADAIAELLACFPVYRSYLPEGLEHLGEAAERAKALRPDLAQTVDALLPVLGNARQEAALRFQQTSGMVMAKGVEDTAFYRYSRLTSLNEVGGDPDVFDITVHDFHTAMGQRQREWPRAMNALSTHDTKRGEDVRARITTIAEVPASWEGLLDKLLVFAPHRGRAFANLLLQAVVGAWPASEERLLAYMEKAAREADALTHWTDPDERFEGALAELVRSVLAQPAAGDVEAFLAETEAGFRSNVLSAKLLNLTIPGFPDVYQGSEGLEQSLVDPDNRRPVDWARMDELREAATAPIERGWDLEVAKARVVREALRLRRSEPERFSAYEPVLASGDAAGHLVAFDRGGAVALATRLPIALAARGGWGETRVHLPSRGADAVRWRELLTGREVQGGDALVAELLDVLPVALLVPIAD; encoded by the coding sequence GTGCACGCGCCCCAGAGCACGTACCGCCTGCAGATCAGCGAGGAGTTCACGCTCCACGACGCCGCCGCGAGGCTCGAGGCGCTCCACGACCTCGGCGTCGACTGGGTCTACCTCTCGCCGATCCTCGCCGCGGAGCCCGGCTCGAACCACGGCTACGACGTCGTCGCGCACGATCGCGTCGACGAGTCCCGCGGCGGGGCGGCGGGCCTGGAGGCGGTCTCGGCCGAGGCGCGCAGGCTCGGCATGGGCGTCCTCGTCGACATCGTGCCGAACCACATGGGCGTCGCGACGCCCGAGCACAACGCCTGGTGGTGGGAGCTGCTGCGCGACGGCCGCGAGGGCGCGCGCGCCGAGGCCTTCGACGTCGACTGGGAGGCGGGCGAGGGCAAGCTGCTCCTGCCGATCGTCGGCGACGACGACTGGTCCGACGACGGCACGGTCGGGCACCTCGAGCTGGAGCCCGGCGGCGAGGCGCTGCGCTACTGGGACACGCGCCTGCCGGTCGCCCCGGGCACGGGCGAGGGCACGGCGCAGCAGGTGCTCGAGCGCCAGCACTACCGCCTCGTGCACTGGTCGCAGGCCGACGACCGGCTCAACTACCGCCGCTTCTTCGCGGTCACGACCCTCGCCGCGGTCCGCGTCGAGCTGCCGCACGTCTTCGACGACACGCACGTCGAGATCCGGCGCTGGTTCGACGAGCGCCTCGTGCAGGGCCTCCGCGTCGACCACCCGGACGGCCTGCGCGACCCCGCCGGCTACCTCGACGACCTCGACCGGCTCACGGGCGGCGCCTTCGTGCTCGTCGAGAAGATCCTGGAGCCGGGGGAGTCGCTGCCGCGCTGGGCGACCGCGGGCACGACCGGCTACGACACCCTGGGCCTCATCGACCGCGTGCTCACCGACGGCGCCTCCGGCGACGCGCTCGACGCGCTCGACGCGCGGCTGCGCGGCGAGCCGGTCGACTGGGCCGAGCTCATCCACCGCACGAAGCGGAGGATCGCCGATCGTCTCCTGCGCGCCGAGGTGCTGCGCCTCGAGCGCGAGGTGCGCGCCGCCGACGCCTGGGGCGACGCGGGTGCGCCGGAGGACACCGCCGACGCGATCGCCGAGCTGCTCGCGTGCTTCCCGGTCTACCGCTCCTACCTGCCCGAGGGCCTCGAGCACCTGGGCGAGGCGGCCGAGCGCGCGAAGGCGCTGCGCCCCGACCTCGCGCAGACGGTCGACGCGCTGCTGCCGGTGCTCGGCAACGCCCGCCAGGAGGCGGCGCTGCGGTTCCAGCAGACGAGCGGCATGGTGATGGCGAAGGGCGTCGAGGACACCGCGTTCTACCGATACTCGCGCCTCACGAGCCTCAACGAGGTCGGCGGCGACCCCGACGTCTTCGACATCACCGTGCACGACTTCCACACCGCCATGGGGCAGCGGCAGCGCGAGTGGCCGCGCGCGATGAACGCGCTCTCGACGCACGACACGAAGCGCGGCGAGGACGTGCGCGCGCGCATCACGACGATCGCCGAGGTGCCGGCCTCGTGGGAGGGTCTGCTCGACAAGCTGCTCGTCTTCGCCCCGCACCGCGGTCGTGCGTTCGCGAACCTGCTGCTGCAGGCCGTGGTGGGCGCGTGGCCGGCGAGCGAGGAGCGCCTGCTCGCCTACATGGAGAAGGCCGCCCGCGAGGCCGACGCCCTCACGCACTGGACCGACCCGGACGAGCGCTTCGAGGGCGCGCTCGCGGAGCTCGTGCGCAGCGTGCTCGCGCAGCCCGCGGCGGGCGACGTCGAGGCCTTCCTCGCCGAGACGGAGGCCGGCTTCCGCAGCAACGTGCTCTCGGCGAAGCTGCTGAACCTCACGATCCCCGGCTTCCCCGACGTCTACCAGGGCTCCGAGGGCCTCGAGCAGTCGCTCGTCGACCCCGACAACCGGCGACCGGTCGACTGGGCGCGCATGGACGAGCTCCGCGAGGCGGCCACGGCGCCGATCGAGCGGGGCTGGGACCTCGAGGTGGCGAAGGCCCGCGTCGTGCGAGAGGCGCTGCGCCTGCGCCGCTCCGAGCCGGAGCGGTTCTCGGCATACGAGCCGGTGCTGGCCTCCGGCGACGCCGCGGGGCACCTCGTCGCCTTCGACCGCGGCGGCGCCGTGGCGCTCGCGACGCGCCTCCCGATCGCCCTCGCCGCCCGCGGCGGCTGGGGCGAGACGCGGGTCCATCTGCCCTCGCGCGGCGCCGACGCCGTGCGCTGGCGCGAGCTGCTCACGGGTCGGGAGGTGCAGGGCGGCGATGCCCTCGTCGCCGAGCTCCTCGACGTGCTGCCGGTCGCGCTGCTCGTGCCGATCGCCGACTGA
- a CDS encoding ABC transporter permease has protein sequence MSAWLRMLRVVVGLELAQRVRSVAWYVLLGIVAVVVGGVIVTLYVGLAGFGQDLGGAIFATTIFFVMLVTSLVTPALSGNAINGDREAGVLASTQVTQVTATQLVLGKVLAAWIASLGFLAVCVPFMLWSALAGGLRLEVVLIAIPILVAEIGVVSAIGVGLSGLIRKPIMSTVVSYLVVAALSVGTLIGFAVGGLALTEEQQHPEITWEYDDTDPYDGGTCVETGDTYPQAVQRFDRVWLLLAANPYVMISDAIPPRFDAYGYPDDLFGQIALGVRQAQVPPQPQTCASYTGVQDPDQARAVYDGALPSWFVGLAIHVALGAAAVVGAIAANRTPARTLAPGSRIA, from the coding sequence ATGAGCGCGTGGCTGCGGATGCTCCGGGTGGTCGTGGGGCTCGAGCTCGCGCAGCGGGTGCGCTCGGTCGCCTGGTACGTGCTGCTGGGCATCGTCGCCGTCGTCGTCGGCGGCGTCATCGTCACCCTCTACGTGGGCCTCGCGGGCTTCGGCCAGGATCTCGGCGGCGCGATCTTCGCCACGACGATCTTCTTCGTCATGCTCGTGACCTCGCTCGTGACCCCGGCGCTGTCGGGCAACGCGATCAACGGCGACCGCGAGGCCGGCGTGCTCGCCTCCACGCAGGTCACGCAGGTGACGGCGACGCAGCTCGTGCTCGGCAAGGTGCTCGCGGCGTGGATCGCCTCGCTCGGCTTCCTCGCCGTGTGCGTGCCCTTCATGCTCTGGTCGGCGCTCGCCGGCGGCCTGCGGCTCGAGGTCGTGCTCATCGCGATCCCGATCCTCGTGGCCGAGATCGGCGTGGTCTCCGCGATCGGCGTCGGCCTCTCCGGGCTCATCCGCAAGCCCATCATGTCGACGGTCGTCAGCTACCTCGTGGTGGCGGCGCTCAGCGTCGGCACGCTCATCGGCTTCGCGGTCGGCGGCCTCGCGCTCACCGAGGAGCAGCAGCACCCCGAGATCACGTGGGAGTACGACGACACCGATCCGTACGACGGCGGCACCTGCGTCGAGACCGGCGACACCTACCCGCAGGCCGTGCAGCGCTTCGACCGCGTCTGGCTGCTGCTCGCCGCCAACCCCTACGTGATGATCTCGGACGCCATCCCGCCGCGCTTCGACGCGTACGGCTACCCCGACGACCTGTTCGGCCAGATCGCCCTCGGCGTGCGGCAGGCGCAGGTGCCGCCGCAGCCGCAGACGTGCGCGAGCTACACGGGCGTGCAGGACCCGGACCAGGCGCGGGCGGTCTACGACGGCGCGCTGCCCAGCTGGTTCGTGGGCCTCGCGATCCACGTGGCGCTCGGGGCCGCCGCGGTCGTCGGCGCCATCGCCGCGAACCGCACGCCCGCGCGGACGCTCGCGCCGGGCAGCCGCATCGCCTGA
- a CDS encoding YbaK/EbsC family protein has product MTTLPARAAVIQQQLRERGIDREVIRFDEGTHTAKAAAAALGIEVGAIANSLIFWMADAPLLIMTSGAHRVDLERVAAELGEGPIVRATPEQVRAATGQVIGGVSPLGHPAPIRTIVDVALREHPLLSAAAGTADTVFMLTYDELLAITGGEERVVGD; this is encoded by the coding sequence ATGACGACCCTCCCCGCCCGCGCGGCCGTGATCCAGCAGCAGCTCCGCGAGCGCGGCATCGACCGCGAGGTGATCCGCTTCGACGAGGGCACGCACACCGCGAAGGCGGCCGCCGCGGCGCTCGGCATCGAGGTCGGCGCGATCGCCAACTCGCTGATCTTCTGGATGGCGGATGCGCCGCTCCTCATCATGACGAGCGGCGCCCACCGGGTCGACCTCGAGCGCGTCGCGGCCGAGCTCGGCGAGGGCCCCATCGTGCGCGCGACGCCCGAGCAGGTGCGCGCCGCGACCGGCCAGGTCATCGGCGGCGTCTCGCCGCTCGGGCACCCGGCGCCCATCCGCACGATCGTCGACGTCGCGCTCCGCGAGCACCCGCTGCTCTCGGCGGCGGCGGGCACGGCCGACACCGTCTTCATGCTCACCTACGACGAGCTCCTCGCCATCACGGGCGGCGAGGAGCGCGTCGTCGGCGACTGA
- a CDS encoding ABC transporter ATP-binding protein, protein MTGPQPSPPAPDGRPEPVERPASPAFVDPLSQQPHAPALDAGGIVVRGVARSFGSVHAVRGMTFHAKPGAVTALIGPNGAGKTTLLLMLASLLAPDAGEIRIAGADPVAEPHAVRRAMGWMPDVLGTWRSLTPRQILTTVGRLHGMPPAEARARAEELIALARLDELAKRPSRVLSRGQQQRLGLVRALVHRPQVLLLDEPAAGLDPTSRLELRGLLRGFVAEGGTVLVSSHDLSELDEMADDAVFVDRGEVVAAERLVLARQASREWRIRALDPQALSFQLAHIGVAFDRVRTVGDSTFLALDRDEHAAEVLARLVGAGVPVIHFAPAVGEIERTYLGLAGSSASGAAKTGGAA, encoded by the coding sequence ATGACCGGCCCGCAGCCGAGCCCGCCCGCGCCCGACGGCCGCCCCGAGCCCGTCGAGCGCCCCGCCTCGCCCGCCTTCGTCGATCCGCTCTCGCAGCAGCCGCACGCACCCGCGCTCGACGCCGGCGGCATCGTGGTGCGCGGCGTCGCGCGCTCGTTCGGCAGCGTGCACGCCGTGCGCGGCATGACGTTCCACGCGAAGCCCGGTGCCGTGACGGCCCTCATCGGCCCCAACGGCGCCGGCAAGACGACGCTGCTGCTCATGCTCGCGAGCCTCCTCGCGCCCGACGCGGGCGAGATCCGCATCGCCGGCGCCGATCCCGTCGCCGAACCGCACGCGGTGCGCCGCGCGATGGGCTGGATGCCCGACGTGCTCGGCACGTGGCGCTCGCTCACGCCGCGCCAGATCCTCACCACCGTGGGCCGGCTCCACGGCATGCCGCCGGCAGAGGCCCGCGCCCGCGCCGAGGAGCTCATCGCGCTCGCCCGGCTCGACGAGCTCGCGAAGCGCCCCAGCCGCGTGCTCTCGCGCGGGCAGCAGCAGCGGCTCGGCCTCGTGCGCGCGCTCGTGCACCGGCCGCAGGTGCTGCTGCTCGACGAGCCGGCGGCGGGGCTCGACCCCACCTCGCGCCTCGAGCTGCGCGGCCTGCTGCGCGGCTTCGTGGCCGAGGGCGGCACGGTGCTCGTCTCGAGCCACGACCTCTCGGAGCTCGACGAGATGGCCGACGACGCCGTCTTCGTCGATCGCGGCGAGGTGGTCGCGGCCGAGCGCCTCGTGCTCGCGCGGCAGGCGAGCCGCGAGTGGCGCATCCGGGCGCTCGATCCGCAGGCGCTCTCGTTCCAGCTCGCGCACATCGGCGTCGCGTTCGACCGCGTGCGCACCGTCGGCGACTCCACCTTCCTCGCGCTCGACCGCGACGAGCACGCCGCCGAGGTGCTCGCACGCCTCGTCGGGGCGGGCGTGCCGGTCATCCACTTCGCGCCCGCCGTCGGCGAGATCGAGCGCACCTACCTCGGCCTCGCGGGCTCCTCCGCCTCGGGCGCCGCGAAGACGGGAGGCGCCGCATGA
- a CDS encoding VOC family protein produces the protein MQLHHVQVAAPKGGEEEARRFWRDGLGMAEVEKPEALRARGGCWFRSHDGDRVTAEVHVGIEEPFQPQRKAHPGFVLPDAAALDACAARLREHGVEVDERERATFDGYLRFHTADPFGNRVEVLAPR, from the coding sequence ATGCAGCTGCACCACGTGCAGGTGGCCGCGCCGAAGGGCGGCGAGGAGGAGGCGCGCCGCTTCTGGCGCGACGGCCTCGGCATGGCGGAGGTCGAGAAGCCCGAGGCCCTCAGGGCCCGCGGCGGCTGCTGGTTCCGGTCGCACGACGGCGACCGCGTGACCGCCGAGGTGCACGTGGGCATCGAGGAGCCCTTCCAGCCGCAGCGGAAGGCGCACCCCGGCTTCGTGCTGCCGGACGCCGCCGCCCTCGACGCGTGCGCGGCGCGGCTGCGCGAGCACGGCGTCGAGGTGGACGAGCGCGAGCGCGCGACCTTCGACGGCTACCTGCGCTTCCACACGGCCGACCCCTTCGGCAACCGCGTCGAGGTGCTCGCGCCGCGCTGA